A genomic segment from Saccharicrinis carchari encodes:
- a CDS encoding DUF4494 domain-containing protein, whose amino-acid sequence MNTWFECKVKYEKIDEQTGKQKKVNLPYLIDAVSYTEAESRIHAEMEQYVSGEFSVPSIKKANYTDLFFYDDGDKWYKCKIMFVSIDEEAGKEKKVANQMLVLASDLKEAYDRINQSMSGMTVDYDIVAIIESNIADVFPYFKDEVNEPIPDKLRPLTDEERQQKNQSDHQKEDYQAEEDETEVKDKVEDTIA is encoded by the coding sequence ATGAATACATGGTTTGAGTGTAAAGTAAAGTACGAAAAAATAGATGAACAAACGGGCAAACAAAAAAAAGTAAACCTGCCTTATCTTATTGATGCCGTTTCGTATACCGAAGCTGAGAGCAGGATACATGCCGAAATGGAGCAGTATGTAAGTGGTGAGTTTTCTGTTCCGTCGATTAAAAAAGCCAATTATACCGATCTGTTTTTTTACGACGACGGCGACAAGTGGTACAAATGCAAAATAATGTTTGTAAGCATTGATGAAGAGGCGGGTAAAGAGAAGAAAGTAGCCAACCAAATGCTGGTGCTGGCATCCGATTTAAAAGAAGCTTACGACAGAATAAACCAATCGATGAGTGGTATGACCGTGGATTACGACATAGTAGCCATTATCGAGAGCAACATCGCCGATGTGTTCCCTTATTTTAAGGATGAAGTAAACGAGCCTATCCCCGATAAGCTGCGTCCCCTCACCGATGAGGAAAGACAACAAAAAAATCAATCAGATCATCAAAAGGAAGATTACCAAGCAGAAGAGGACGAAACAGAAGTGAAAGACAAAGTTGAAGATACCATTGCATAA
- a CDS encoding acyl carrier protein, whose product MKQERIRRNLYKVLRKTGVPRDLIIEDAALQEELLKDDLDLTCFLFFLETKFEVEIENSELAKLYSVGSTIEFLQKHCA is encoded by the coding sequence ATGAAACAGGAAAGAATTAGAAGGAATTTATATAAGGTTTTACGCAAAACAGGTGTGCCACGGGATTTGATTATTGAGGATGCCGCCCTGCAAGAAGAACTTTTAAAGGATGATCTCGATCTGACATGTTTTTTGTTTTTTTTGGAGACAAAGTTTGAGGTAGAGATTGAGAACTCAGAATTAGCCAAGCTATATTCCGTGGGTTCCACCATTGAATTTCTTCAAAAACATTGTGCCTGA